TAAAGGATCTACTATGCACCAGATACAGTGTTAAACactttacgaatattatctcattttatcttctgcaGAACCCTGTGAGCTTGGTGCAATtattgacctcattttacagttgagcaacctgagagagacagaagttaagtgacttggccagggtcactaAGCTAAAGTGACTATGAAAAGTCCAAGAGACATAACTTCTGGGTAATTAATGATCAGTTCATTAACCATGGCTATCAAATAATAGATTGAGGTCACTGACCTGCCTGGAGTCTGTGCCcgatgaagaactttgaaagcttaatgaatgcttaaatCATTACATCATTAATTAATACTTTAAAAGTCTAGCATAGGGTGGAAATCAACCCCAATTGGTTAAAAATCAATGAATGGGTGGATGACGAGGTGGcctgaaagccttcttctccacCTGCTGAGGTTGTATTGAGGTTCAGCAGCCTCCAGGTATCTGGACAAAGGTATGCATCTCTACCCAGTCACTGAACAATGAACAATGATGGGGTAAGAATAGCAGCTACAAAAGATTCTCTTTGTAAGAGCTTCTAGTTAGGTGGGTCCAACCCATGATCAAAAATCATGCACCCAGAGGATCTGGGCAATCTTATCGTCAGCAAAGTCCTTCAGACACTGACTGAATAACCTACAGGGGAATGGTTTCCAAATGACGAAGTAGGAAGGGGAAATCTGAATCCTAATTGAATGATTGgttattaatatgagagaaataatcatttctctcactagtaagtgtctgagactagattttaattcattttttactGTAGGCTCATAGCTCTGTGTactgtggtgccacctagctgcacccaAAGACTCAAAAGTGGGGACAAGGAGGCTCTAACTCTTGAGGGTAGAAATGGGAGTAAATCTCAGGTAAAATCCCTGAGGcacttctgtgtctttgtatccccaggacttctAAGAGGAGCTTCAGGGCGCTGAGATCAGTCACCATGGCTTTGTCCTCCACACCTGGGCAGCGGGAATATGTACACAACAATGCAACAGAGAGAAGTGCAAATGAGAGTTTAGATCTTAGATCTGAAAAATTTGGCTTAAGTGGCTGGATGTGGATTCTTTCTCTGATCATAGCCGGAATTGGGCTGGTAGGGAACATCATGGTCCTCTGGCTTCTGGGCTTCCGTATCCGGAGGAATCCCTTCTCTACCTACATCCTCAATCTGGCTTGGGCCGACAccctcttcctctgtctttccttTGTGTCCTCCCTACATGAGGTTATGCCCTTTTTCAATGATGCTACTTTGTTCAAGGGAGTGGCCTTTGTCACATACGCGTTTTACACCGTGGGCCTGAGCCTGCTGGCTGTGATCAGCACGGAGCGCTGTCTATCTGTGCTCTTTCCCATCTGGTACAGATGTCACCGCCCCAAGCTCACATCCGCCGCTGTGTGCGTTGTCCTCTGGGCTCTGATCGGCTTGAACTGCGTGGCAAGCTCTGTCATATGTTTATACCTGTGTATTAACCATCTGTGTAACTACTTCTTCATCTTCGAGTTTACATGGTTCATCTTCTTCACTTGTGTATTGTGCGGGTCCAGCCTGACTCTGCTGCTGAAGGTCCAGTGCAGCTCCCAGCGCCGGCAGCCCCCCAGGCTCTACCTCCTCATCCTGCTCACGGTCCTCGTGTTCCTGCTCTGTGGCCTGCCCATGGAAATCCAGGATTTCATAGGGCACTATAAAATAAGATTCATGCCTCTGTGGCTCCCTTGGCTCCTGACCTCCATAAACAGCAGTGCAAACCCCTTCATTTACTTCTTCGTGGGTAGCAAAAGACATAAAATAAGGGAGCCCCTCAGGGTGGTCTTGCAGAGGGCCATGGGGGGCGAGCAAGAGTTGGAAAGTGGAACTAGGGACACCCCCCATACCAACATCACAGAGACATCATTCTGAAGCTAAGACCAAGATGCTCGGACTCAAGATCCCTGCCCCAGGCCTAGCTAcaactccctccccacctccctgggAGGGAAGCTATTATTCCCCCTTTCATCCCTTGTGCTGATGCCTAGGGTTTGAACTCTaagcaataaaacaaacatttactatatgTTGAGCAGTGCAGAAGACAGAGGTCCAGGTCCTGGAATAGGAAGATTTCACTTCATATCTGCTCtgagaaacttactagctgtgtgaccataagcaagtcacttaactttgtttgcctcagttccctcatctatacaATCAGACagcaaaagaaatggcaaacctctccaggatctttgccaagaaaaccccagatgggatcatcaAGAGtcacatgactgaacagcaagactataccaggcactgtactaagtgctttacaaataactaatttaatcctcacaatacaCCTAGATGGTAGGTGTTCCCGTGATATCTATTTTATacctgatgaaactgaggcaggcagaggttcaatgacttgcccagagtcccaatACAAGCAAGTAtcttagactggatttgaactcagatcttcctgactccaggcccaatgctctgtgCTCTCTGGAGCCCCCTAGCTTGCTGGAGTCTCCTTTATCTAGGGAGTCAGGTCCAAGGCCTCATGTGTCACCAGCCCAGAGAAAGGTTACTCCACCAAGTGGCCACTGTCCCTGTCCTGAAgagtagaggaagaggaaaggcatCCTGTAAGGCTTCACATCTTCCTGTCCTCTTCTCATCATTTTCTGTAATTGACAGCATAAAGATTAGACTCCTCAAGCTTCCGTGGACCATGTTCCCCCACCTTGTCTTCTCTCAGGCTTGATCTACAAGGTTTCCTCAGGCCTCATTCCCCCATCCCAGCCCTAAAAAGGGGAGATTCCAACTCAGCCATGTCCCCCTCCATTCTCTACTTgtgctcctttcccttccctcctcccatttccatcATAGGAGTTGAGTCAAatacttctctccctctcaagGTCAAGGCTGAGGCTAAGTTTCCTCTCTCATTTCTGGTCTGTTTCCCCAGGCCTCAGTCTTTCTTACTCTCTGTGTTTCTATGTTTCTGTGACTCTCTCTATTCCAATCTTTCTTTCACTCTGCATGACCTGAGGGCAGATATTATAGGGGTGTTATATGATAGGGTGCACCCTAATGAGACCAAAGCaagggaagacaacacatcatctcatacacatacatatcacaCACTCCACACACATCACACAACATGCATACTCAACACAATACATGTCACacattgcacacacacacacagaggcactgAACAACAATCTCTTATGGAATCTCCCAATTCTGAGAGATCATTCGCCCTCCATTTGATTCCTCCAGTGACAACAACCTTACTATTTTCTCAGTGGTTTCACCTTCCATATTTTACCTGGTTCAGCTCTGAAATGgtgtaatcatatgatttttttttactttcattattTATATAATCAACTCGGTTAATAGTTTCCctcaatgaatatagatgcaaaattttgaaataaaatattagca
The DNA window shown above is from Notamacropus eugenii isolate mMacEug1 chromosome 2, mMacEug1.pri_v2, whole genome shotgun sequence and carries:
- the LOC140522547 gene encoding mas-related G-protein coupled receptor member X1-like — protein: MLLDLLKISLTSKRSFRALRSVTMALSSTPGQREYVHNNATERSANESLDLRSEKFGLSGWMWILSLIIAGIGLVGNIMVLWLLGFRIRRNPFSTYILNLAWADTLFLCLSFVSSLHEVMPFFNDATLFKGVAFVTYAFYTVGLSLLAVISTERCLSVLFPIWYRCHRPKLTSAAVCVVLWALIGLNCVASSVICLYLCINHLCNYFFIFEFTWFIFFTCVLCGSSLTLLLKVQCSSQRRQPPRLYLLILLTVLVFLLCGLPMEIQDFIGHYKIRFMPLWLPWLLTSINSSANPFIYFFVGSKRHKIREPLRVVLQRAMGGEQELESGTRDTPHTNITETSF